CGGTCTTCTTCGAGCTGCGAGTCACCGTAATGGATGACGTGGACAACGCTCGAATCCTTCTGCGCATTCTGGAGGCTTGTGAAGAAACGGTCAAACCACGTGAGGTCGTTGTTCGGCAAGTCGAAGCGAGTACGGCCTTCTCTAAAGAAGTCTTCGTAGTACTTGAGAGAATCCGAGTATGCTGCAAATTGCTTTGCCTTGGTCTCTTCCATCATCTGGCGGATGGCGTCTTCTGGGTCTACCTGTTCAACCTTGACCTTGTTCCCGGCGGAGTCCGTTGTTGTCTCGGCCTTCTCGAAAACTTGGGAAAGCTTCGGGTAGCGGAGCGTCGTATCGCCAACATGGATTCCGTCTTCAGGGTAGGCAAGCGCCATCAGCCCGAGAACGAGGTACAGAGAAATGATGCTGAGTAATACTTTTACTGGAGTCATGCAGAGATGTCATCCCCGGCTTGACCGGGGATCTCCTTTATGATTTTTTCGATTCGATGTTCTGTTTGCTGCGTTCGATGATTTCGGCGACATCGCCAACGTGCATGGTGCCGTCACGGAGGTCCTTGAATTCGAACTGACCTTCAGCCGCCTTGTCACCATCGACATAAACGACGATGCTTGCGCCCTGGTAGTTTGCCTGTTCCAACTGCTTGCCCATCTTCATGGTGGCGAGCGGGTGAGAGACAGAGTTTCCGTTTGCGCGGAACACCTGGGCTGTTTCGAAAATCTTCTTCATGTCGTTCGTGAAGCTTGCGATGTAGAAATCCACATGCTGCTTCGGGCTCGGCAAAAGTCCACGTTCGCGGAGGAGGTCGGCGAGCACGACGTCGCCCATGCCAAAGCCGACACCCGGGATGCGGTCGCCACCGAGCTTTTCGGTGAGGCTGTCGTAACGTCCACCGCCTGCGATGGCGCGCATGGATTTACCCTTGTCGAACACTTCGAACACAATGCCGGTGTAGTAGGCGAGGCCGCGCACGATCGAAAGGTCGAGGTTCACGCATTCGCTAAAGCCTGCGGCGGCAAGCGTTGCAAAGAGGTCTTCGATTTCCTTGAGGGCTGCGGTTGCGTTTTCGCTCTTCACGGCGGCGCGCACTTCTTCGATGGACTTGCAGCTCATGAAATCGTCAAGCTGCTTGATCTGTGCTTCAGAGAGGCCTGCTTCGGTAAGAGCCTTGGCAAAAGCTTCCGGACCGATTTTCAAGCGACGATCGAGAACCGGGTAAACGAGCGCCGGGTTCGGGGCACCAATTTCTTCGAGGTAGGTGGCGAGGAGCTTGCGGCTCGAAACGCCAATGGCAAAGTCGGAGTCCTTGAGGCCGAACTTGCGGAGCATCGTTGCGATGGAGGCGAGCAAGTCTGCTTCGGCGTAAATGCTTTCGGTGCCGATGATGTCCATGTTCAGCTGGAAGAATTCGCGGAGGCGACCCTTCTGAGCTTTTTCGTAACGGAACAGGCGCGGCATGGAGAACCACTTGAACGGCTTCTTGAGTTCGCGGGCCTTCTGGATCACGAGGCGGGCGAGCGTCGGCGTCATTTCGGGGCGGAGCGCAATTTCGCGGTCGCCCTTGTCCTTGAAGTTGTAGAGCTGGCTTACGATTTCTTCGCCGGACTTGCCGGTGTAAAGTTCCAGATGCTCAAACATCGGACCTTCGTATTCTTCGTAGGCGAAGCTTTCGGCGACTTTGCGCCAGGTGTCAAAAATATAGTTCTGGATGCGCTCGGCTTCCGGGTAAAAATCACGTGTGCCCTTGGGCAGTTGAGGAATTGCAATACTCATAGTGCGAGCAAAGATAGAAAAGTAACTAGTCAGTAGTTACTAGTTACTATAAAAATGACGGGTTACGATGTGGTTGTCTCCATCTCGTATGACAAAGAAATAACATTGTAACGTTGCCGGTTTTACATTTGTTTTGCTATATTTGACACGTAAATTTTTAAATACCTTAAAAGGAAGGTTAATCATGGCAAGAAAGAAGATTGCACTCGTTGGTGCTGGTCAAATTGGTGGTACAATGGCTCTCGTGCTCGCACAGAAGAACCTCGGCGACGTCGTTCTTATCGACATCCCGATGACTCAGGGCATGCCGAAGGGTAAGGCTCTCGATATTATGGAAGGCCGTTCCGTCATCAATTCGTCTGTTGATCTTCAGGGTTCTACTGATTATTCCGCTATTAAGGGTGCTGACGTTGTTATCGTTACCGCTGGTTTCCCGCGTATGCCGGGCATGAGCCGTGACGACCTCCTCGACAAGAACTGTGGCGTTATCAAGACTGTTGCTGAAGCCATCAAGGAAAATGCTCCGGATGCATTCGTGATCGTTATTACGAACCCGCTCGACGCCATGGTCTACAACATGCAGAAGCAGTCTGGCCTCCCGGCCAACAAGGTTATCGGTATGGCTGGCGTGCTCGACTCTGCTCGTCTCGCTTGTTTCGTCGCTGACGAACTCGGCGTTTCCGTCGAAGACGTCAAGGCTCTCGTTATGGGCGGCCACGGCGACACGATGGTCTCCATCATGGAATGCGTCTCTGTCGGTGGCATCCCGGTTTCTCAGCTCATGAGCAAGGAAAAGTTTGCTGAACTTGCAAAGCGTACTGCTGGTGCAGGTGGCGAAATCGTGAACCTCCTCGGTCGCGGTTCTGCTTTCTACAGCCCGGCTACTTCTGCTATCCACATGGCTGAAGCTTACCTCCTCGACAAGAAGAGCGTGTTCTCCTGCGCTGCTAAGCTCAATGGCGAATACGGCGTGAACGGCCTCTACTGCGGCGTGCCGGTTGTCGTTGGTGCAAACGGTGTCGAAAAGATTCTCGAAGTCAAGATGAGCGCCGAAGAAAAGGCTGCTTTCGACAAGTCTGTCGAAGCTTGCAAGAAGAACGCTGAGTGGGTTGACGCTCATACGTAATAGACCGCTCGGCTCTTATGCAAGGCGGGGACTCCGTCTTCGCCTCGCTCTCACGAACACGACCGGTTGATACCGGTCGCTTTTCGTTCACGGGTGACCGTTCGCGTCTAGAATCCATAGAAATATGTGAGCGTCGCTCACTCTCGTGAAAACGCCTGGCTAATGCCAGGCGTTTCTCGCTCGCACCTAATAAGACCGCTCGGCTCTATCGCAAAACAAGAATGTGATATCGCCTCGCTCTCGCCAACGCGACTCGTTAATACGAGTCGTTTATGGCTCACAGAGACCGCTCGGCTCTTATGCATGGCGGGGACTCCGTCTTCGCCTCGCTCTCCCCATTCGCGGACCATGTCCACATAAGCACTAAAGTGCTAAGTGGAACAAAGGTCGCAATCGCGCTCGGTTAAATAAATCTAAACCGAGTGCAGCAGAAACAAAACTTGTTTGTTTCTATTGTTGAGGTGCCGGTTTATGCGATGTAATCGCAATACCGAGCGCTTTTTGCTCACAGAAAATCTAAGAAATGTCATTCCCGCCTCTGAGCGGGAATCTCCTTCTTAACAAAACAGCCCTCGGGTGGAGAGAAAACCCGAGGGCGTTTTTTTATTTTGCTTTTGTGTGAATGTTATTTCAGCATGATTTCTTTTGCGAAATTGACGTTCTTGCCGGTAACGCGAATCATGTAAGCCCCGGCATCGAGTGTGGCGAGGTTGAGCGAAGATGTTGTGATATCAATTGTACCTCTGAGAACAACTTGACCTTGGCTATTGATGATTTCGGCTGTTGCTGCAGATTTGACTCCGGTAAAGCTGAGTGTGCGACCGGTAAGTGTAGCCTTGGCCGATGATGCGCTACGAGTTGCATTGATGGCTTCACTGTCGTCAGAGCAATCTGTTAAGGGGCCGATTTTTTTGATGTTGAAATTATAGTCGCCATCGTTTGCTTGGATCTTGAATTTGACGGCGACAAGACGCTTGGCGGCTTCTGTACCGGAAATTTTTACTGAACCCGTATACCAGCTGGGTTGCGCGAATTTAGACCAGGGAATGGCTTTGGTTGTAGGGACGTCTTTTGCTTTTGAAAGCTTGGCGACTGGGTTTGCGTATTCGATTTCTGAATCGAAGCTGCCGAGGCCGAGTTCTAGATCTGCTGATATATCGCATGTGTAAGTAATGCAGATGCCTTCCCATGCTGAAGCGTCGCCAGGTTCTGGGTCGCCTCCGCCAACGGCTTCTCCGACAACGTTGAAACCGATACCGACAAAGGGGCTGTATTTTAACGTGGACTTAGACAGAGATGCTACGCCGCATACTCCTTTGCAGTGTGTGATTACCGCATCTAGAGATTCTCCGGTGTCGGTGCTTGTGTCTACAGGCCAATTTACTTTCGATTTACCTCCGTCTTCATTGTCGGCATAGCTGAACCAGTAACCTGAAGTTTCAGAACCATTATCAAGTCCTGTTTGGACTTGAGATATTCCGTCTTCGCCATTCCATGTTTGGAATGTTCCGGCGTATGCAACTGATGCTGCAAAGATTGCGGCTAGTGTGATTGTATTTTTCATGGGGCTGTTCTCCTAATCCAAATGTTGAACTATAGATAAGATATACTTGTTTTGTATAAATGTTTTGAAAGCGAATTGAATAAAACGAAAAAGTATGAATTTGTTAATAATTGTATTTCTATGATACGTATCATATGTATAACAAAGTATCTTTATGATACGTTGTGTGCTATATGATGAAAATTAGTGATTGACGATAAATTTTTTTATGAAAAAAAACGCCTGCAGAAAATGTCTGCAGACGCTGTTGAAATGAAAAAGTTTTTGTTTTAAATTATTTCAAAATAATCTTCTTTGCAAAATTGATGCTTTTCCCGCTCACACGCACCATATAAATTCCGGCGTCGAGCGATGCGAGGTTAAGTGTTGCCGCGTTACTCGTGGCGTTGTTAATTACGCCTTTCATCACGACTTGCCCAAGAGTGTTCATCACTTCGACGGTTGCGGAGGCCTTGATCCCCGTGAATCCAAGCGTGCGCCCGTTCAAAACGGCGCTGACTGCGGATGTTCCGCGGACAATCTGAATTCCTGCACTAGACATACCGCATTTTTCTGGGCATGTTCCGTCTTTCGGGCCGACCGCGCAGATGTTGAACTTGTATTTGCCGGGGGCTGCCTGAAGTTTAAAGTGTATGGCGGCGAGCTGTTTTGCTGCCGTCTCGCCGTCGATTTTAACGGCTCCATCGTACCATGAAGGCTGTTTAAAGTCGGACCAGCTGACAACTACTTTGTTTCCGTCTTTTCCGTTGGGCGATAGAATGTCTGTAGCTTTTGCCGCGGGAAGTGTTACTGCGGGATTTGCGTAATTGATCGTTGAATCGACAACAGGACCAAGGCCGAGTTCGAGTTGTAAGTCCGCATCGGAAGTGTAAGTTACGCAGAGTCCGCCCCAAGCGGATACATTGGCTGCGGCTGGGGTGACGTCGGTAAAAGATGTCTCACCAACGACATTGAAACCAAAACCGACATAAGGCAAATCTGTTTGAGAGCCGTTGTCGAGTTCTGCTATTGAACAAAATCCTTGACAAGTGGGGAGTATTACATCGGCGCAATAGATATATGGTGGGTCGATTCCATCGTCTGGGCATATTGTTTTTGAACCAAGGTTGTCTTCGTAAGTGTACCAGCGGCCTTGGGTTTCTGTTTCGTTGCCAAGTCCGGTTTTGACTATGGGATCTTCATCTGCTCCGTTCCATGTGGTGAACTGCCCTGCGAAAGTTGCCGTTGCGGCACAAAGTGTAGCCAATGTAATATTTTTCATCGTGACCTCTCCAAATTATCTTAGCACAATCTTCTTTGCAAAATTTACGTTTTTCCCGCTCACACGCACCATATAAATTCCGGCGTCGAGCGATGCGAGGTTAAGTGTTGCCGCGTTATCCGAAGCGTTGTTAATGGCGTTCTTCATCACGACTTGCCCAAGAGTGTTCATCACTTCGACGGTTGCGGAGGCCTTGATCCCCGTGAATCCGAGCGTGCGGCCGTTCAAAATAGCTTTGACTGCGGATGTTCCGCGGGCAATTTGAATCCTAGTGCTAGACGTTCCGCATTTCTCTGGGCAGGTTCCGTCTTTCGGACCGACCGCGCAGATATTGAAGTCGTAGTTACCGGGGTCTGCTTGAAGCTTGAAGTGAATGGCGACGAGTTGCTTGACTGCGGTTTCGCCATCAATTTTTACGGCTCCGTCATACCAGGAAGGTTGTTTAAAGTCAGACCAACTGACGACTACTTTGTTGCCGTTAGTTCCGTTGGGCGATAGAATGTCTGCGGATTTTGCTGCAGGGAGTGTTACTGCTGGATTGGCGTAGGAAATGGTTGAATCAACGATGTCCCCAAGGCCGAGTTCAAGTTGTAAATCAACATCTGAAGTGTAAGTAACACAAAGTCCGCCCCAGGAGGATGCGTCGCCTGCGGCTGGAGTATTGTTGGTAGTAGACGTTTCGCCAACAATGTTGAAGCCGACGCCTATAAAAGCTTTTGTAGCCGAAGTTCCTTGGTGGAGGCGTGCAGTTCCGCAAAATCCTTTACATATGTCAAGCGTTGCATCCGTGCAAGTGATAAAGGGTGGATCTATAGCGTCTGTTACGCATGAAAAAGAAGCATAGTCTTCGTAGGTGTACCAGTAACCGTTTGTTTCTGTTTCGTTCCCAAGTCCGGTTTGAACTTGTGGATTTCCGTCAGCTCCGTTCCAGGTTTCGAATGGGCCAGCATAAATCGCTGACGCGGCGCAAAGTGCGGCCAACAAAAATTTTTTCATAATCCACTCTCCTAATCAAATATGCCCAACATAAAATATATGTACTTTTTCGCCTGTTTCCTATGAAAATTTTTCAAATAAATGAAATTTTTTGTCGGTTGAATCATATGCAATCTTAATGATACGTTTTGTCTATTGCTGGTCAGTTATTCGACAATATTTCTTGGTCGTTGGTCGATGGTCGTTAGACAAGGAGTGTCATTCCCGATCCTGTCCTCGCGCCTGTCCTCGCTTGACGGGGATGATTGGGAATCTCCTTTTTATCATAAACGAGAAGGTTGTGCCTGATTCTTTCGGCTATGTTCAGGACTAGCTTTGTCTGGCATGACCATTTTGTCCGCGCTTAATTTAAACTGTAGACTTTTAATTCGTGAAAGTATGGACTGTTTGTGGATTGTCTTCTAAATAATACTTGATGTCATAAATAAATATGTGGACTTTTTATAATTTTTGATATATATTTAAGAAGGTTGTTGGTGTGGATACGGAGATGTTTATGAGGACTAGGGGTTCTGGATTTTTTACGACGTTGGAATGGGCCTTTTTTGGCCTCTTTTGCCTATTTGGCGCTTTTGGTGCGCAATCGGCTTTGGCCGCAAATCCGTTGACGACGGACTTTTATTCTGCGGATGCCGCAGCCCTCGTGCATAACGACTCGCTCTTTATTTTTGCGGGGCATGACGAGCAGGGGCCGCAGGGCAATAACAATAAAGCTTTCATCATGAACGACTGGCACGTGCTCGTGACCGACGATATGGAACATTATCACGATTACGGGGCGGTTTTGAGCGTCAAGACGTTCAAATGGGCGAATGCGAGCGCTTTTGCGGGCCACTGCGAATACCGAAATGGCAAGTTTTACTGGTACGTGGCCGTCCATCACGGGACCATCAAGGAAAATGGAAGCGAAGGTTTTGCTATTGGCGTTGCCGTCGCGGATCATCCGTCTGGACCGTGGAAAGACGCCATCGGGCAGGCGCTTATCACCGACAATACGCCGAATGGCGTGAAATTGAACATCGACCCTGCGATTTTTTACGATGGCGACGATATCTGGATGTATTGGGGCTCGTGGAGTGCTGGCCGCCGTGTAAAGCTCAAGGAAAATATGATTGAGCTTGCGAGTACACCCGAAGATATCAAAATCAAGGATTTTTTTGAAGCTCCGTGGATGCATTATTTCCGTGGCAATTATTACTTCAGTTATGCTTCGGGTTACCCCTCGACGACGAATTATTCCATGGCGCCGAGCCTGAACGGACTATGGACGCAAAAAGGCGTCATCAACGACAAAATGGAAAATTCCGAGACGAACCATCAGGCGATTTTCAAGTATCTCGGGCACTGGTATTTCATGTATCACGGTGCGAATTCTCCGGGCGGCTGGACGTATCGCCGTTCCGTGAATATCGACTATCTCTATTACGACCGCGATGGCTTAATCCAGAAAATCAAGCATACGGATGGCGTGGATCCAGTCAACAATGCGCTTATCGAAGAGGGTGGTTACCGCTTGACGGTTTCGCATAGCAATTTGGCTCTCGAAGATTACGATGGTGTCGTGGTGCAACAAGCTGCGGACGAAAAGAACGAGGCTCAACTTTGGGTGCTTGCGAATGGCGATTCGGCGCGTTATTACACGCTTAAAAATTTTGCAACGGGCCGATACTATTGCCCGCCCAAGACGTTGTTGGATACGGTGAAAACTTCTGAAACATCTTGTGAAATCCGCATTGAAAATGCATCGGCAAAGAAGGGGTACTTCTTGTTCGCGGATTACGATGGCGATTACCTTGGCGATGTGCTGAACATTTCAAAGGAAGTCGGGATGCCGGTCATCACGTGGGTGCGCACAGGAACGGATAATCAAAAAGTGCAATTTGCAAAAGCGGAATTGCCGAAAGTTGAACCGCCGACAGATTCCGGCATTGGTGGGACAACGGGGATTGCGCATGGCTTGCGCGGTTCTATGGATGCGTTGAATGCGCCGTCTTTGCAACAAGTTCGCTACGATGCTAGCGCTCGCGTGATTCGTTTGGGCGCTGATGCGTCTTGGGCTTTGCTAGATGTAAATGGTGTTGTTGTGCGTCGTGGTTATGGTCGTGAAATCCAAGTGCGTTCCGTTTGCTCGGGGATGTACTTTGTTCGCGCAGCCCGTACTACAGCAAAGGTTTTGGTAAGATGATTGCTTGCTTCTCCGTCATCCTGACGCCGAAGGCGGAAGGATCCAGTAAAGTTTTATTAGATTGATTTTAAGGAGTATGGAAATGAAGGTTTTGAATTTTGCAAATCTTGTGAGCGGCGCGAAACTTGCGACTCTCGCGACAATTGGCGCCTTTGGCGTCTCCGCTGTGTCGGCTGCCGATTGGTACGCCAAGGACAACTTGCAGCCGGGTCATGACCCGAGCATGGTGCGCTTCGAGGACGGTTACGCCCTCATGAGTACGAACAATAATTTGCAACTGTGGACTTCCGAAGATGCCTACACGTGGCAAAACCACAAGTCAACGGTGAGTAAAATCCCGCAGTGGGCTTACACGTATGCGCCGACAACTGAAGGTATCTGGGCGCCTGACATTTATTACATGAACGGCGAATATCGTGTGTATTACTGCGTCTCCGTTTTCGGCAAGCGCACGTCTGCGATTGGCTATCAGTCCACAAAGTCCATTATGCCGGGCACGTCAGGCTACGGCTGGACGGACCATGGTCACGTTTTCCATACGGTGGCATCGGACAAGTACAATGCCATTGACGCAGACGTTGTTCGCGATATGCAGGGCAATTACTGGATGGCTTTCGGCTCGTTCGGACTTGGAATCCAGTTGATTAAGTTGGACGCAAAGACCGGTTTGCAGGCAAACGATGACAAGACTGTCTATAACATTGCGCGTCGAACAAGCAAGGCGAGTGGCGGTGCCGAAGAAGGCCCGAGCCTCATTGAACACGGGGGCAAATACTTCTTGTTTACGGCTTGGGATATCTGCTGCCAGCAGGGCAACGATATTGAAAAGACGACTTACAAAACTGCTTATGGTCGTGCTGATAAAGTAACCGGTCCGTACAAAGATCGTGCAGGCTACGATATGGCGAATGGCGGTGGCACAATCCTTATGGAACGCTATGGTCGATACGTCGGCCCGGGCGGCGGCGAAGCTTTCCAAGACTTGAACCGCGTGCGTTTTGTGCATCACTATTACGATTTGAATGGCGATAAGTACAATCACATTCACATCCGCGATGTTGTCTTCACGGACGATAACTGGGCTGAAATGGGACAGCCCTTCCTCGGACGTTATTTGAGCGCCGAAGTCGAACATGGCGCTTTGACACGTGCGGTTTCGGGCGACCTTGCGATTACCCGCAGCAATACCGCTTCGAACGGCGAATATCTTGCTTACATCAACACGGCGGGCTCTAAGATTCGTTTGCCGATGAACATCATGCAAGCGGGCGAGTACTTGTTGCGATACCGCTATGCTAACGGTGGTGAAGGCGATGCTACGCACAAAGTCACCGTCAATGGCAAGTCGCAAACCGTAACGCTTCCGCCGACAGGTTCTTGGGGCACATTCCCGGAAAAGTCTATTGTGATGATTCCGGCAACGCTCAAGCGCGGCGGCAACTTTATCGAAATTGAACCGCAGCCGAACGGATTCTTCTCGGAACTGGACCGCATCGACTTCTTGCGCGTGATTCGCGACACGATTCCGGCGAACGGCTTTGACAACGGCATCCGCGTGCGCCTTACGGACAAGGATGAATTTGCTATCAAGGACGGCGGCTATGCGATCTTCG
The DNA window shown above is from Fibrobacter sp. UWB16 and carries:
- the hisS gene encoding histidine--tRNA ligase: MSIAIPQLPKGTRDFYPEAERIQNYIFDTWRKVAESFAYEEYEGPMFEHLELYTGKSGEEIVSQLYNFKDKGDREIALRPEMTPTLARLVIQKARELKKPFKWFSMPRLFRYEKAQKGRLREFFQLNMDIIGTESIYAEADLLASIATMLRKFGLKDSDFAIGVSSRKLLATYLEEIGAPNPALVYPVLDRRLKIGPEAFAKALTEAGLSEAQIKQLDDFMSCKSIEEVRAAVKSENATAALKEIEDLFATLAAAGFSECVNLDLSIVRGLAYYTGIVFEVFDKGKSMRAIAGGGRYDSLTEKLGGDRIPGVGFGMGDVVLADLLRERGLLPSPKQHVDFYIASFTNDMKKIFETAQVFRANGNSVSHPLATMKMGKQLEQANYQGASIVVYVDGDKAAEGQFEFKDLRDGTMHVGDVAEIIERSKQNIESKKS
- the mdh gene encoding malate dehydrogenase, with the protein product MARKKIALVGAGQIGGTMALVLAQKNLGDVVLIDIPMTQGMPKGKALDIMEGRSVINSSVDLQGSTDYSAIKGADVVIVTAGFPRMPGMSRDDLLDKNCGVIKTVAEAIKENAPDAFVIVITNPLDAMVYNMQKQSGLPANKVIGMAGVLDSARLACFVADELGVSVEDVKALVMGGHGDTMVSIMECVSVGGIPVSQLMSKEKFAELAKRTAGAGGEIVNLLGRGSAFYSPATSAIHMAEAYLLDKKSVFSCAAKLNGEYGVNGLYCGVPVVVGANGVEKILEVKMSAEEKAAFDKSVEACKKNAEWVDAHT
- a CDS encoding T9SS type A sorting domain-containing protein, translated to MKNTITLAAIFAASVAYAGTFQTWNGEDGISQVQTGLDNGSETSGYWFSYADNEDGGKSKVNWPVDTSTDTGESLDAVITHCKGVCGVASLSKSTLKYSPFVGIGFNVVGEAVGGGDPEPGDASAWEGICITYTCDISADLELGLGSFDSEIEYANPVAKLSKAKDVPTTKAIPWSKFAQPSWYTGSVKISGTEAAKRLVAVKFKIQANDGDYNFNIKKIGPLTDCSDDSEAINATRSASSAKATLTGRTLSFTGVKSAATAEIINSQGQVVLRGTIDITTSSLNLATLDAGAYMIRVTGKNVNFAKEIMLK
- a CDS encoding T9SS type A sorting domain-containing protein, giving the protein MKNITLATLCAATATFAGQFTTWNGADEDPIVKTGLGNETETQGRWYTYEDNLGSKTICPDDGIDPPYIYCADVILPTCQGFCSIAELDNGSQTDLPYVGFGFNVVGETSFTDVTPAAANVSAWGGLCVTYTSDADLQLELGLGPVVDSTINYANPAVTLPAAKATDILSPNGKDGNKVVVSWSDFKQPSWYDGAVKIDGETAAKQLAAIHFKLQAAPGKYKFNICAVGPKDGTCPEKCGMSSAGIQIVRGTSAVSAVLNGRTLGFTGIKASATVEVMNTLGQVVMKGVINNATSNAATLNLASLDAGIYMVRVSGKSINFAKKIILK
- a CDS encoding T9SS type A sorting domain-containing protein; this translates as MKKFLLAALCAASAIYAGPFETWNGADGNPQVQTGLGNETETNGYWYTYEDYASFSCVTDAIDPPFITCTDATLDICKGFCGTARLHQGTSATKAFIGVGFNIVGETSTTNNTPAAGDASSWGGLCVTYTSDVDLQLELGLGDIVDSTISYANPAVTLPAAKSADILSPNGTNGNKVVVSWSDFKQPSWYDGAVKIDGETAVKQLVAIHFKLQADPGNYDFNICAVGPKDGTCPEKCGTSSTRIQIARGTSAVKAILNGRTLGFTGIKASATVEVMNTLGQVVMKNAINNASDNAATLNLASLDAGIYMVRVSGKNVNFAKKIVLR
- a CDS encoding family 43 glycosylhydrolase; the protein is MRTRGSGFFTTLEWAFFGLFCLFGAFGAQSALAANPLTTDFYSADAAALVHNDSLFIFAGHDEQGPQGNNNKAFIMNDWHVLVTDDMEHYHDYGAVLSVKTFKWANASAFAGHCEYRNGKFYWYVAVHHGTIKENGSEGFAIGVAVADHPSGPWKDAIGQALITDNTPNGVKLNIDPAIFYDGDDIWMYWGSWSAGRRVKLKENMIELASTPEDIKIKDFFEAPWMHYFRGNYYFSYASGYPSTTNYSMAPSLNGLWTQKGVINDKMENSETNHQAIFKYLGHWYFMYHGANSPGGWTYRRSVNIDYLYYDRDGLIQKIKHTDGVDPVNNALIEEGGYRLTVSHSNLALEDYDGVVVQQAADEKNEAQLWVLANGDSARYYTLKNFATGRYYCPPKTLLDTVKTSETSCEIRIENASAKKGYFLFADYDGDYLGDVLNISKEVGMPVITWVRTGTDNQKVQFAKAELPKVEPPTDSGIGGTTGIAHGLRGSMDALNAPSLQQVRYDASARVIRLGADASWALLDVNGVVVRRGYGREIQVRSVCSGMYFVRAARTTAKVLVR
- a CDS encoding family 43 glycosylhydrolase, producing MKVLNFANLVSGAKLATLATIGAFGVSAVSAADWYAKDNLQPGHDPSMVRFEDGYALMSTNNNLQLWTSEDAYTWQNHKSTVSKIPQWAYTYAPTTEGIWAPDIYYMNGEYRVYYCVSVFGKRTSAIGYQSTKSIMPGTSGYGWTDHGHVFHTVASDKYNAIDADVVRDMQGNYWMAFGSFGLGIQLIKLDAKTGLQANDDKTVYNIARRTSKASGGAEEGPSLIEHGGKYFLFTAWDICCQQGNDIEKTTYKTAYGRADKVTGPYKDRAGYDMANGGGTILMERYGRYVGPGGGEAFQDLNRVRFVHHYYDLNGDKYNHIHIRDVVFTDDNWAEMGQPFLGRYLSAEVEHGALTRAVSGDLAITRSNTASNGEYLAYINTAGSKIRLPMNIMQAGEYLLRYRYANGGEGDATHKVTVNGKSQTVTLPPTGSWGTFPEKSIVMIPATLKRGGNFIEIEPQPNGFFSELDRIDFLRVIRDTIPANGFDNGIRVRLTDKDEFAIKDGGYAIFENVVTDSIKSDEVSIQVKNATAGKLAIRDGAKNGIVLAECDLSMAKAAANGWSEANCGTLKSKTGIKDFYLTASGVSGEAIVGNILFKSAPLPESSSSSAVAESSSSEIASSSSNGHTTALPIVRPSLNYSIAKIPNGYRVHFDNAGAHQAYLLNPMGQIVSHQKTNGTDIEFNNLPKGRFIVKVK